The following are from one region of the Takifugu rubripes chromosome 12, fTakRub1.2, whole genome shotgun sequence genome:
- the rfx5 gene encoding DNA-binding protein RFX5 isoform X2 — translation MCGDSASSWIICCRLSVLSGWNSDGGTQHWLVGPMSEDQRHRRGDGGLEEGEGDTEPSMLLQKLKSNISKSVQTKVDQILQDVQRFSDNDKLYLYLQLPSGPGSGDKSGSDASSLSTTDQLHTCNWIRSHLEEHSDTCLPKQDVYETYRRYCENLQYRPLSAANFGKIIRDIFPNIKARRLGGRGQSKYCYSGIRRKTVLNMPLLPNLDLKNDPAELTELVQTYKQEVTEAACELICDWAQKILKRSFDTVVEIARYLIQEHIVNPRCSQAELVTSAALAGGPAKPHKVIRKPSLNSKGENDGADSKRELGDSSSSSLLKGDKSAAASKSSCADGPPPPSSSSSSSLKPAVEAFIKQWPRILPRSSLPDKAQLAVRSSPPSLAPKDAAVASGPGGAATAPGAGGGGVKVIAMAALPQQQGGPVPLMILPQSCLSYERETVAAPPPPPPPPPQQQPPAAPTSVVQKARGSASKRPLEMVAAGGGGGVSAGSPSGAPPVKRKRGRPRKPRPEEALAPPLPPPAPLPPHASAPPPQTPIITSLTGGVIQKASSSSSSSSQPVLVIQDQSAAGLVLSPMPAVSGPAHRLMEQRGVVVQDPDNQSRPLLLLQAPSNPSWELATAASRTPKVEVIQKAPRPGNNSGGAPPPAARLYPPPPPSLPPPLLHEEQGEVEITLTPVELPLCPPPPPAAPVTAPGAPTFSSPISVKEEEEASEPQREEQ, via the exons ATGTGCGGCGACTCCGCATCCAGCTGGATCATTTGCTGCCGGCTGTCAGTCCTGTCAGGCTGGAATTCAG ATGGTGGCACTCAGCACTGGTTAGTTGGTCCAATGTCAGAGGACCAGCGACACCGGCGGGGGGATGGCGgcctggaggagggggaaggggacACGGAGCCAAGCATGTTGTTGCAAAAGCTCAAGAGCAACATCTC GAAGAGTGTTCAGACCAAAGTGGATCAGATCCTG CAAGATGTTCAGCGTTTCTCTGACAACGACAAACTGTACCTGTACCTCCAGCTGCCCTCTGGACCGGGCTCTGGAGACAAAAG tggcaGCGATGCCAGTTCACTCAGCACAACAGACCAGCTTCACACCTGTAACTGGATCCGCAGTCACCTGGAGGAGCACTCAGACACCTGTCTACCAAAGCAGGATGTCTACGAGACGTACAG GAGGTACTGTGAGAACCTGCAGTACCGTCCTCTGAGCGCCGCCAACTTTGGGAAGATCATCAGAGACATTTTCCCGAACATCAAGGCGCGGCGGCTCGGTGGCAGAGGCCAGTCCAA GTACTGTTACAGTGGCATCAGGAGAAAAACAGTCCTCAACATGCCTCTGCTGCCCAACCTTGACCTGAAGAATGACccg gcTGAGCTCACTGAACTGGTGCAGAcatacaaacaggaagtgaccgagGCGGCGTGTGAGCTGATCTGTGATTGGGCCCAGAAGATCCTGAAGCGTTCCTTCGACACGGTGGTGGAGATCGCTCGTTATCTGATCCAAGAACACATCGTGAACCCCCGCTGTAGTCAGGCTGAGCTGGTCACGTCTGCGGCActagcag GAGGTCCAGCCAAACCTCACAAGGTCATCAGGAAACCTTCTCTCAATTCTAAAGGAGAGAACGACGGTGCTGATTCCAAG AGGGAACTCGGGGATTCTTCCTCTTCGTCTTTGCTGAAGGGGGACAAATCAGCTGCAGCATCCAAGTCTTCGTGTGCcgatggtccacctcctccctcctcctcctcctcctcctctctgaagcCTGCC GTGGAGGCCTTCATCAAGCAGTGGCCCAGAATCCTTCCACGAAGCTCGCTGCCCGATAAGGCCCAGCTCGCCGTCCGCTCGTCTCCGCCTTCGCTGGCTCCCAAAGACGCCGCAGTGGCGTCAGGTCCCGGCGGCGCCGCAACTGCCCCCGGTGCCGGTGGCGGGGGTGTAAAGGTGATTGCCATGGCAGCACTGCCCCAGCAGCAGGGCGGACCCGTCCCACTGATGATCCTGCCACAAAGCTGTTTGTCGTATGAGAGGGAGACGGTGGCTGcgccgcccccgccgccgccgccgcctcctcagcagcagcctcctgcagcccccaCCTCTGTGGTGCAGAAAGCACGAGGAAGCGCCAGCAAGCGTCCACTGGAGATGGTGGCGGCTGGTGGAGGCGGGGGGGTGTCGGCTGGCTCCCCGTCCGGTGCTCCTCCAGTGAAGCGGAAACGCGGGCGACCAAGAAAACCTCGGCCAGAGGAGGCGctggctcctcctctcccaccacctgctcctctgcctcctcatgcttctgcccctcccccccagacTCCTATCATCACCTCCCTCACAGGAGGAGTTATACAGAAagcctcttcctcgtcctcgtcctcctcacaGCCCGTGTTGGTGATCCAGGACCAGTCGGCCGCGGGCCTGGTTTTGAGCCCGATGCCGGCCGTGTCGGGTCCGGCCCATCGGCTGATGGAGCAGCGCGGGGTGGTGGTGCAGGACCCAGACAACCAGAGCcgcccgctgctgctgctccaggctcCATCCAACCCCAGTTGGGAGCTGGCAACGGCAGCATCCCGGACCCCGAAGGTGGAGGTCATCCAGAAAGCTCCCAGACCGGGCAACAACAGTGGTGGTGCACCTCCGCCAGCAGCACGTctgtatcctcctcctcctccctctcttcctccgccCCTGCTACacgaggagcagggggaggtggAGATCACCCTAACCCCCGTGGAGCTGCCCCTCTGCCCGCCACCTCCTCCCGCTGCCCCCGTCACTGCTCCTGGCGCTCCCACCTTTTCCTCCCCCATCagtgtgaaggaggaggaggaggcgagtGAACCACAGAGGGAGGAGCAGTAA
- the rfx5 gene encoding DNA-binding protein RFX5 isoform X1: MFQLFLLSTLYILPQVYRDQYSLGLLWPDGGTQHWLVGPMSEDQRHRRGDGGLEEGEGDTEPSMLLQKLKSNISKSVQTKVDQILQDVQRFSDNDKLYLYLQLPSGPGSGDKSGSDASSLSTTDQLHTCNWIRSHLEEHSDTCLPKQDVYETYRRYCENLQYRPLSAANFGKIIRDIFPNIKARRLGGRGQSKYCYSGIRRKTVLNMPLLPNLDLKNDPAELTELVQTYKQEVTEAACELICDWAQKILKRSFDTVVEIARYLIQEHIVNPRCSQAELVTSAALAGGPAKPHKVIRKPSLNSKGENDGADSKRELGDSSSSSLLKGDKSAAASKSSCADGPPPPSSSSSSSLKPAVEAFIKQWPRILPRSSLPDKAQLAVRSSPPSLAPKDAAVASGPGGAATAPGAGGGGVKVIAMAALPQQQGGPVPLMILPQSCLSYERETVAAPPPPPPPPPQQQPPAAPTSVVQKARGSASKRPLEMVAAGGGGGVSAGSPSGAPPVKRKRGRPRKPRPEEALAPPLPPPAPLPPHASAPPPQTPIITSLTGGVIQKASSSSSSSSQPVLVIQDQSAAGLVLSPMPAVSGPAHRLMEQRGVVVQDPDNQSRPLLLLQAPSNPSWELATAASRTPKVEVIQKAPRPGNNSGGAPPPAARLYPPPPPSLPPPLLHEEQGEVEITLTPVELPLCPPPPPAAPVTAPGAPTFSSPISVKEEEEASEPQREEQ, from the exons ATGTTTCAGCTCTTCCTGTTGAGTACGTTGTACATTTTACCCCAAGTTTATAGAGACCAGTACTCACTGGGTCTCCTCTGGCCAGATGGTGGCACTCAGCACTGGTTAGTTGGTCCAATGTCAGAGGACCAGCGACACCGGCGGGGGGATGGCGgcctggaggagggggaaggggacACGGAGCCAAGCATGTTGTTGCAAAAGCTCAAGAGCAACATCTC GAAGAGTGTTCAGACCAAAGTGGATCAGATCCTG CAAGATGTTCAGCGTTTCTCTGACAACGACAAACTGTACCTGTACCTCCAGCTGCCCTCTGGACCGGGCTCTGGAGACAAAAG tggcaGCGATGCCAGTTCACTCAGCACAACAGACCAGCTTCACACCTGTAACTGGATCCGCAGTCACCTGGAGGAGCACTCAGACACCTGTCTACCAAAGCAGGATGTCTACGAGACGTACAG GAGGTACTGTGAGAACCTGCAGTACCGTCCTCTGAGCGCCGCCAACTTTGGGAAGATCATCAGAGACATTTTCCCGAACATCAAGGCGCGGCGGCTCGGTGGCAGAGGCCAGTCCAA GTACTGTTACAGTGGCATCAGGAGAAAAACAGTCCTCAACATGCCTCTGCTGCCCAACCTTGACCTGAAGAATGACccg gcTGAGCTCACTGAACTGGTGCAGAcatacaaacaggaagtgaccgagGCGGCGTGTGAGCTGATCTGTGATTGGGCCCAGAAGATCCTGAAGCGTTCCTTCGACACGGTGGTGGAGATCGCTCGTTATCTGATCCAAGAACACATCGTGAACCCCCGCTGTAGTCAGGCTGAGCTGGTCACGTCTGCGGCActagcag GAGGTCCAGCCAAACCTCACAAGGTCATCAGGAAACCTTCTCTCAATTCTAAAGGAGAGAACGACGGTGCTGATTCCAAG AGGGAACTCGGGGATTCTTCCTCTTCGTCTTTGCTGAAGGGGGACAAATCAGCTGCAGCATCCAAGTCTTCGTGTGCcgatggtccacctcctccctcctcctcctcctcctcctctctgaagcCTGCC GTGGAGGCCTTCATCAAGCAGTGGCCCAGAATCCTTCCACGAAGCTCGCTGCCCGATAAGGCCCAGCTCGCCGTCCGCTCGTCTCCGCCTTCGCTGGCTCCCAAAGACGCCGCAGTGGCGTCAGGTCCCGGCGGCGCCGCAACTGCCCCCGGTGCCGGTGGCGGGGGTGTAAAGGTGATTGCCATGGCAGCACTGCCCCAGCAGCAGGGCGGACCCGTCCCACTGATGATCCTGCCACAAAGCTGTTTGTCGTATGAGAGGGAGACGGTGGCTGcgccgcccccgccgccgccgccgcctcctcagcagcagcctcctgcagcccccaCCTCTGTGGTGCAGAAAGCACGAGGAAGCGCCAGCAAGCGTCCACTGGAGATGGTGGCGGCTGGTGGAGGCGGGGGGGTGTCGGCTGGCTCCCCGTCCGGTGCTCCTCCAGTGAAGCGGAAACGCGGGCGACCAAGAAAACCTCGGCCAGAGGAGGCGctggctcctcctctcccaccacctgctcctctgcctcctcatgcttctgcccctcccccccagacTCCTATCATCACCTCCCTCACAGGAGGAGTTATACAGAAagcctcttcctcgtcctcgtcctcctcacaGCCCGTGTTGGTGATCCAGGACCAGTCGGCCGCGGGCCTGGTTTTGAGCCCGATGCCGGCCGTGTCGGGTCCGGCCCATCGGCTGATGGAGCAGCGCGGGGTGGTGGTGCAGGACCCAGACAACCAGAGCcgcccgctgctgctgctccaggctcCATCCAACCCCAGTTGGGAGCTGGCAACGGCAGCATCCCGGACCCCGAAGGTGGAGGTCATCCAGAAAGCTCCCAGACCGGGCAACAACAGTGGTGGTGCACCTCCGCCAGCAGCACGTctgtatcctcctcctcctccctctcttcctccgccCCTGCTACacgaggagcagggggaggtggAGATCACCCTAACCCCCGTGGAGCTGCCCCTCTGCCCGCCACCTCCTCCCGCTGCCCCCGTCACTGCTCCTGGCGCTCCCACCTTTTCCTCCCCCATCagtgtgaaggaggaggaggaggcgagtGAACCACAGAGGGAGGAGCAGTAA
- the rfx5 gene encoding DNA-binding protein RFX5 isoform X3 has product MSEDQRHRRGDGGLEEGEGDTEPSMLLQKLKSNISKSVQTKVDQILQDVQRFSDNDKLYLYLQLPSGPGSGDKSGSDASSLSTTDQLHTCNWIRSHLEEHSDTCLPKQDVYETYRRYCENLQYRPLSAANFGKIIRDIFPNIKARRLGGRGQSKYCYSGIRRKTVLNMPLLPNLDLKNDPAELTELVQTYKQEVTEAACELICDWAQKILKRSFDTVVEIARYLIQEHIVNPRCSQAELVTSAALAGGPAKPHKVIRKPSLNSKGENDGADSKRELGDSSSSSLLKGDKSAAASKSSCADGPPPPSSSSSSSLKPAVEAFIKQWPRILPRSSLPDKAQLAVRSSPPSLAPKDAAVASGPGGAATAPGAGGGGVKVIAMAALPQQQGGPVPLMILPQSCLSYERETVAAPPPPPPPPPQQQPPAAPTSVVQKARGSASKRPLEMVAAGGGGGVSAGSPSGAPPVKRKRGRPRKPRPEEALAPPLPPPAPLPPHASAPPPQTPIITSLTGGVIQKASSSSSSSSQPVLVIQDQSAAGLVLSPMPAVSGPAHRLMEQRGVVVQDPDNQSRPLLLLQAPSNPSWELATAASRTPKVEVIQKAPRPGNNSGGAPPPAARLYPPPPPSLPPPLLHEEQGEVEITLTPVELPLCPPPPPAAPVTAPGAPTFSSPISVKEEEEASEPQREEQ; this is encoded by the exons ATGTCAGAGGACCAGCGACACCGGCGGGGGGATGGCGgcctggaggagggggaaggggacACGGAGCCAAGCATGTTGTTGCAAAAGCTCAAGAGCAACATCTC GAAGAGTGTTCAGACCAAAGTGGATCAGATCCTG CAAGATGTTCAGCGTTTCTCTGACAACGACAAACTGTACCTGTACCTCCAGCTGCCCTCTGGACCGGGCTCTGGAGACAAAAG tggcaGCGATGCCAGTTCACTCAGCACAACAGACCAGCTTCACACCTGTAACTGGATCCGCAGTCACCTGGAGGAGCACTCAGACACCTGTCTACCAAAGCAGGATGTCTACGAGACGTACAG GAGGTACTGTGAGAACCTGCAGTACCGTCCTCTGAGCGCCGCCAACTTTGGGAAGATCATCAGAGACATTTTCCCGAACATCAAGGCGCGGCGGCTCGGTGGCAGAGGCCAGTCCAA GTACTGTTACAGTGGCATCAGGAGAAAAACAGTCCTCAACATGCCTCTGCTGCCCAACCTTGACCTGAAGAATGACccg gcTGAGCTCACTGAACTGGTGCAGAcatacaaacaggaagtgaccgagGCGGCGTGTGAGCTGATCTGTGATTGGGCCCAGAAGATCCTGAAGCGTTCCTTCGACACGGTGGTGGAGATCGCTCGTTATCTGATCCAAGAACACATCGTGAACCCCCGCTGTAGTCAGGCTGAGCTGGTCACGTCTGCGGCActagcag GAGGTCCAGCCAAACCTCACAAGGTCATCAGGAAACCTTCTCTCAATTCTAAAGGAGAGAACGACGGTGCTGATTCCAAG AGGGAACTCGGGGATTCTTCCTCTTCGTCTTTGCTGAAGGGGGACAAATCAGCTGCAGCATCCAAGTCTTCGTGTGCcgatggtccacctcctccctcctcctcctcctcctcctctctgaagcCTGCC GTGGAGGCCTTCATCAAGCAGTGGCCCAGAATCCTTCCACGAAGCTCGCTGCCCGATAAGGCCCAGCTCGCCGTCCGCTCGTCTCCGCCTTCGCTGGCTCCCAAAGACGCCGCAGTGGCGTCAGGTCCCGGCGGCGCCGCAACTGCCCCCGGTGCCGGTGGCGGGGGTGTAAAGGTGATTGCCATGGCAGCACTGCCCCAGCAGCAGGGCGGACCCGTCCCACTGATGATCCTGCCACAAAGCTGTTTGTCGTATGAGAGGGAGACGGTGGCTGcgccgcccccgccgccgccgccgcctcctcagcagcagcctcctgcagcccccaCCTCTGTGGTGCAGAAAGCACGAGGAAGCGCCAGCAAGCGTCCACTGGAGATGGTGGCGGCTGGTGGAGGCGGGGGGGTGTCGGCTGGCTCCCCGTCCGGTGCTCCTCCAGTGAAGCGGAAACGCGGGCGACCAAGAAAACCTCGGCCAGAGGAGGCGctggctcctcctctcccaccacctgctcctctgcctcctcatgcttctgcccctcccccccagacTCCTATCATCACCTCCCTCACAGGAGGAGTTATACAGAAagcctcttcctcgtcctcgtcctcctcacaGCCCGTGTTGGTGATCCAGGACCAGTCGGCCGCGGGCCTGGTTTTGAGCCCGATGCCGGCCGTGTCGGGTCCGGCCCATCGGCTGATGGAGCAGCGCGGGGTGGTGGTGCAGGACCCAGACAACCAGAGCcgcccgctgctgctgctccaggctcCATCCAACCCCAGTTGGGAGCTGGCAACGGCAGCATCCCGGACCCCGAAGGTGGAGGTCATCCAGAAAGCTCCCAGACCGGGCAACAACAGTGGTGGTGCACCTCCGCCAGCAGCACGTctgtatcctcctcctcctccctctcttcctccgccCCTGCTACacgaggagcagggggaggtggAGATCACCCTAACCCCCGTGGAGCTGCCCCTCTGCCCGCCACCTCCTCCCGCTGCCCCCGTCACTGCTCCTGGCGCTCCCACCTTTTCCTCCCCCATCagtgtgaaggaggaggaggaggcgagtGAACCACAGAGGGAGGAGCAGTAA